A single window of Hippocampus zosterae strain Florida chromosome 15, ASM2543408v3, whole genome shotgun sequence DNA harbors:
- the znf644a gene encoding zinc finger protein 644a: MATEMSCLSGVDGDDKDADPDIASLILLQDSVKMTEDSTACNESFYTPSCKQSGVLDVLSNAEMLSPVGLGNGLSFHEAIQDDELHSMTMEKEEEKSITQLKTVHEIDTAGIWGFDRESPEESSVDLSSSSELKWDPRREFVHFMWENHDHDSSGDKPKKEVHPLNSQSRRKRKMDMVTMTDPSEDVCPGFTHKLSENFSDKGHLDSISLNVRQSRTFSKLHASQAENVPSYPNGAVKAIKQVRCGATGRHSQEDNRSRDLSTPLTLNSHSEEKASCYSCSKCQLTFQRRSHLQRHLKSHDDPTNHLPKTFICRECGESFSQSTVLIEHVNMHHEKRSALPDNLKEWTEDDAKLFCPQCSFRTSCPNAFVQHAKTHAKEKKNFQCDKCNFRAVSWHDLRGHIILHSQQAVRKQTRSNQYDIFSCNICPYKALSKTIFKNHLWRRHQLDLKEYDIEQFGNVSERAAGERRLPPYAAVEDAELTSEIMIKGQVSSKRASPARSNDISDLFQSHEIKRGFKSQLTQSKLDKSINVLLSRQKGVQNSAEHRKSAHDTTNGKKDYKRVTPDREDAILPPNGFSGSSYEADGVPNRGGLPKRTPYQSPVKKSPSKRKMSTPYRKTSDQESRFVSPKPLPSPTGLNQGDPQEDKKDIPHVKEEGDLEKGVRQEDHNVIYTYSRRMSIRGALQASKRLFEKVKNEERHASEPTIKEECVESEVFQESFDSHPMPSVESCAAEMPKLESDCKNCPYCPAVFQSGVGLSNHVRGHLHRVGLTYTARHVLTPEKVACEDRPKIRRKITAFRKMKKVLQLPPDSEETETDIHSCPLCGDIFDNRKGQSNHIRGHLKKIGRAHLSKNKSPLIVLKELMRNKKEYSRAVDILGKRRNHFHYGANHFTPSAFGFPQDDSDSSACADVKPLMPPFSVWETDSDKKQPLTKVEEEDILTDTSALIGILKKRKCQEDSKPKSAVPISRYSVAVSSDAEQSSGPRVASSLPIAISEKGEFNRKVCVHCKATFHSGVSLSNHLRACVKRKRIALLEGSDFDCKTRRQRLRPSSKKKVLPFTQTPEEAYRLTCRFCDLVFQGPLSVQEDWVKHLQRHIMNTGVPHTGLAMVEVTSLPAADLASCVKTDPESSHQIVAHDAS; encoded by the exons ATGGCAACTGAAATGTCATGTCTGTCTGGTGTCGATGGAGATGACAAAGATGCAGATCCTGACATCGCTTCCCTCATCCTTCTGCAAGACTCTGTGAAAATGACAGAAGACTCAACCGCTTGCAATGAATCTTTTTACACACCTTCCTGCAAGCAATCCGGTGTCCTGGATGTTCTGTCCAACGCTGAGATGTTGTCTCCAGTCGGCTTGGGAAACGGACTGTCTTTCCATGAGGCGATTCAGGACGATGAACTCCACAGCATGACCatggagaaagaggaggaaaaaagcaTCACCCAGTTAAAAACCGTGCATGAAATTGACACTGCTGGAATTTGGGGCTTCGATCGAGAATCACCTGAGGAATCATCCGTTGACTTGAGTAGTAGCAGTGAGCTCAAGTGGGACCCTCGTCGAGAGTTTGTGCACTTTATGTGGGAAAATCACGACCATGATTCCTCTGGTGACAAGCCGAAAAAGGAAGTGCATCCTCTAAATAGCCAGAGTAGAAGAAAACGGAAAATGGACATGGTTACCATGACGGATCCCTCGGAGGATGTCTGCCCTGGTTTCACTCACAAGTTATCCGAGAATTTTTCCGACAAAGGCCACTTGGACTCCATTTCTCTGAACGTCCGCCAGTCGAGGACTTTCTCCAAGCTGCACGCATCCCAGGCGGAGAATGTTCCCAGTTATCCCAACGGAGCCGTGAAAGCTATCAAGCAAGTTCGCTGCGGCGCAACCGGGAGACATTCCCAAGAGGACAACCGGAGTCGTGACCTTTCGACCCCGCTCACGCTAAATTCCCATTCTGAAGAGAAAGCGTCTTGTTATTCCTGCTCCAAATGTCAGCTCACTTTCCAGAGGCGCTCTCATTTGCAACGCCATCTGAAAAGTCACGACGACCCGACAAATCATTTGCCAAAGACGTTTATCTGCCGAGAATGCGGAGAGTCCTTCAGTCAAAGTACCGTACTCATCGAGCACGTCAACATGCACCATGAAAAACGATCGGCGCTACCCGACAACCTGAAAGAATGGACGGAGGACGATGCAAAGCTTTTCTGCCCGCAGTGCTCGTTCAGAACAAGCTGCCCCAACGCGTTTGTTCAGCACGCAAAAACCCAcgcgaaagaaaagaaaaactttcaATGTGACAAATGCAACTTCAGGGCGGTGAGTTGGCACGATCTTCGGGGACACATCATCCTGCACTCGCAGCAAGCGGTTCGAAAGCAAACGCGGTCCAATCAATACGATATCTTCTCTTGTAACATTTGTCCTTACAAAGCTTTGAgcaaaaccatttttaaaaatcacctcTGGCGCCGCCACCAGCTGGATTTGAAAGAATACGACATCGAGCAGTTTGGAAACGTAAGCGAGCGAGCGGCCGGAGAGCGTCGCCTTCCTCCTTACGCCGCCGTGGAAGACGCGGAATTGACGTCGGAAATCATGATCAAAGGACAGGTTTCGTCCAAACGAGCTTCTCCCGCACGGTCGAATGacatttcagatttattccaaagTCATGAGATCAAGAGAGGCTTCAAGTCCCAACTCACTCAATCCAAATTGGACAAATCCATTAACGTTTTGCTCTCTCGGCAAAAGGGCGTTCAGAATAGCGCCGAACACAGGAAGTCTGCTCACGATACAACCAATGGGAAGAAAGATTACAAACGGGTAACACCCGATCGGGAAGACGCGATTTTACCTCCAAACGGTTTCTCGGGGTCCTCCTACGAGGCCGACGGAGTTCCGAACAGAGGCGGTTTGCCCAAGCGCACCCCATATCAATCGCCCGTTAAGAAGTCTCCATCCAAAAGAAAGATGTCCACACCGTACCGCAAAACCTCTGACCAAGAGTCACGCTTCGTCTCGCCGAAACCTTTGCCGAGCCCGACGGGGCTAAACCAAGGAGACCCgcaagaagacaaaaaagacaTTCCCCATGTTAAAGAAGAAGGCGATCTTGAAAAGGGTGTCCGTCAAGAAGATCACAACGTCATCTATACGTACAGCAGACGAATGTCAATACGTGGCGCCCTGCAGGCATCGAAGCGACTCTTTGAGAAAGTGAAGAATGAGGAGCGGCACGCGAGCGAGCCGACGATAAAAGAGGAATGCGTCGAAAGCGAAGTGTTCCAAGAAAGCTTTGATTCGCACCCGATGCCGTCAGTTGAGTCCTGCGCGGCTGAAATGCCAAAGTTGGAATCGGACTGCAAGAACTGTCCGTACTGCCCGGCCGTCTTCCAGTCGGGGGTGGGCTTGTCCAATCACGTGAGAGGACATCTCCATCGAGTCGGACTGACCTACACGGCGCGCCACGTTCTGACTCCCGAGAAAGTGGCTTGCGAAGACAGGCCAAAAATTCGACGGAAGATTACGGCGTTCcggaaaatgaaaaaag TGTTGCAGTTGCCGCCCGATTCGGAGGAGACCGAGACCGATATCCACTCCTGTCCGTTATGTGGGGACATATTTGATAATAGGAAAGGACAGTCCAACCACATACGCGGTCACCTCAAAAAGATCGGCCGAGCtcatttgtcaaagaacaaatcCCCATTAATTGTACTCAAGGAATTGATGCGCAACAAGAAGGAGTACTCGAGGGCCGTCGACATTCTAGGAAAGAGACGGAATCATTTCCATTACGGAGCGAATCATTTCACGCCATCCGCTTTTGGATTCCCCCAAGATGACTCCGACTCGAGCGCGTGCGCCGACGTCAAACCGCTCATGCCTCCATTTTCAGTTTGGGAAACGGACTCTGACAAAAAGCAACCACTGACAAAGGTCGAGGAAGAGGATATACTCACAGACACGAGCGCATTAATAGGAATTCTGAAGAAGAGAAAGTGCCAGGAAGACAGCAAACCCAAGTCAGCGGTGCCCATATCAAGGTACTCGGTTGCCGTCTCCTCCGATGCTGAACAAAGTTCAGGACCGAGAGTCGCGTCTTCGCTGCCGATCGCGATATCAG AAAAAGGGGAATTTAACCGCAAGGTGTGCGTCCACTGCAAAGCAACTTTCCACAGTGGCGTCAGCCTGTCGAACCACCTGCGGGCGTGCGTCAAGCGGAAAAGAATCGCCTTGCTCGAGGGAAGCG ATTTTGACTGTAAAACGAGGAGGCAGCGTTTAAGGCCAAGCTCAAAGAAGAAGGTGCTTCCGTTCACGCAAACTCCGGAGGAAGCCTACCGACTCACATGCAG GTTCTGCGACCTGGTCTTCCAGGGTCCCCTgtctgtccaagaggactgggTCAAGCATTTACAGAGACACATAATGAACACCGGTGTTCCCCACACTGGGCTGGCCATGGTGGAGGTCACTTCGCTACCCGCCGCCGACTTAGCGTCATGCGTCAAGACAGACCCGGAGAGCTCGCACCAGATCGTCGCACATGATGCCTCCTAA
- the LOC127616537 gene encoding DBIRD complex subunit ZNF326-like, which yields MNPDKNVSYSNTSQLAATGTRKRVGWFSEQQRRSRVPEDLRASMMHIPTRDKAEPKSTIASSAVVTGARAAQLKTQPVQATAGKWKSSFKLIEPENPEEASQRQSSDERTDIYDPVDPPMEDFPKVNFCGISCDSPPKQDDNPEWQRSLPEQDNNLDWQSSPREQNGDLEWQRMSPDRSGRDSPMWMSDRSLDVHDFGPESNLGRCRLSERRSSSPDMKSTEFLQYGRSRRSFSPDSRSNGSSSLRYAPPYGGKRTNGEEMSMPEYRSPMIPRVRLSSPPLQQDDEIEGPSEAEPEHNTGMPRTRRQMRRSVQMDQITINCDLCDVEVSNGQELEKHLQSKIHWDTMEHIQEQNNYDDMTIAFLQDVMLYKSIKCSRAIDYSTLQALQEDDHMTKVSLFHCAACQVLVSTAAVAVQNHITSPEHLSNNKEFEAQQRRTSLATADTIMKELQPQFENFVKGFSQFE from the exons ATGAACCCCGACAAAAACGTTAGTTATAGCAACACTTCACAGTTAGCAGCTACGGGGACTCGGAAACGAGTTGGCTGGTTCAGTGAACAACAACGGAGGAGCAG AGTGCCCGAGGACTTAAGAGCAAGCATGATGCATATTCCAACAAGAGACAAAGCCGAGCCCAAGAGCACAATCGCGTCATCTGCTGTGGTGACAGGGGCAAGGGCTGCTCAGCTGAAGACTCAGCCAG TGCAAGCAACTGCCGGTAAATGGAAGTCTTCTTTCAAACTCATCGAGCCAGAAAATCCTGAAGAGGCATCACAGAGGCAGAGCAGTGATGAAAG GACTGATATTTACGACCCCGTCGATCCTCCTATGGAAGACTTTCCCAAAGTCAACTTCTGCGGGATAAGCTGTGACTCCCCGCCCAAGCAGGATGACAACCCCGAGTGGCAACGCTCCCTCCCCGAGCAGGACAACAACCTTGACTGGCAAAGCTCCCCACGCGAGCAGAACGGCGACCTCGAGTGGCAACGCATGTCTCCGGACAGAAGCGGCCGTGATTCCCCCATGTGGATGTCGGACCGATCCTTGGACGTACATGACTTCGGCCCTGAGAGCAATCTGGGTCGTTGTCGGCTGTCTGAGCGACGGTCCTCCAGCCCGGACATGAAATCGACGGAATTCCTGCAATACGGACGTAGTCGAAGATCTTTTAGTCCCGACAGCCGTAGTAACGGCTCATCTAGCCTACGATACGCTCCGCCTTACGGAGGAAAGAGGACCAACGGAGAAGAGATGAGCATGCCTGAGTACAGAAGCCCG ATGATCCCTCGTGTTAGATTATCCTCACCCCCGTTGCAGCAGGACGATGAAATTGAGGGTCCCTCAGAAGCAG AACCAGAGCACAATACAGGGATGCCAAGAACAAGAAGACAAATGCGAAGATCTGTACAAATGGACCA GATCACCATCAACTGTGACCTATGTGATGTTGAAGTCAGCAATGGGCAGGAGCTGGAGAAACATTTGCAAAGCAAAATTCACTGGGACACCATGGAGCACATCCAGGAGCAGAATAACTATGACGATATGACCATCGCCTTCCTGCAG GACGTTATGCTGTATAAAAGCATCAAGTGCAGCCGAGCCATTGATTACAGCACTCTTCAAG CTCTGCAGGAGGACGACCACATGACAAAGGTGTCATTGTTCCACTGCGCGGCGTGCCAGGTGCTGGTATCCACGGCGGCGGTGGCTGTACAGAATCACATCACCTCTCCGGAACACCTCTCCAACAACAAA GAATTTGAAGCGCAACAGCGACGCACTTCACTTGCCACAGCGGATACCATCATGAAAGAGTTGCAGCCTCAGTTTGAAAATTTTGtgaag GGTTTCAGCCAATTCGAATGA
- the lrrc8da gene encoding volume-regulated anion channel subunit LRRC8D, translated as MFTVTEFASLNDVHPTYRILKPWWDVFMDYLSLVMLMLALFAMTMQITKDQLACLPFIEDSQEDSRNESAQQVAAAMNAKDMSEKAVASAQTLYQSADRGREKCLNHPQPLGIITNLDFQQYVFINQMCYHLVLPWYSKFFPYLILINTIILMVSSNFWFKFPKTSSKIEHFVSILCRCFESPWTTKAVSETACQESEKNNQRLSGTSLAQQNSSLEDNEQGSSSISTSPMLEGVVSADNPIAKAPTATMPILDKKDGEQAKALFEKVRKFRAHVEDNDFIYRFYAAQTIFKTVTFISMLSYTSSFLVKIHFIHICETDVKALVGYGKFFCTHNMAFMLDKVLICYIALMIMYGMVCLYSIFWVFRGPLKEYSFEKVREESSFSDIPDVKNDFAFLLHMVDQYDQLYSKRFGVFLSEVSENKLREISLNHEWNFKKARKCVTRNAQDQQELHLKNLFGLPNVVFDLTDLEVLKLEKIPEVRFTANVSQMTSLRELHLYECPAKVEQTGFAFLRDHLHSLHISFTDVAEIPTWVFLLRNLRQLYIIGNLSSENNRMVGLESMRDLRHLKTLCLKSNLPKLPANLTDVSQHLVKLMVHNDGTKLFGLNTLKKMTNLIDLELHSCELEKIPHAIFSLLNLQELDLKSNNIRTIEEIVSLQHLKRLTCLKLWHNKIAAIPSSIVQGKSLEALHLSHNKLQALPSALFKLPKLQYLDLAHNYIQALPPDVGLLLDLLHLDVTSNKLETLPKNLFKCTKLRVLCLGHNDLRELSEAVGELVLLSHLELKGNSLEKLPAQLGNCRRLLRSEFLVEDHLYMTLPVEIRESISRDSTIASTSVL; from the coding sequence ATGTTCACAGTGACAGAGTTTGCGTCCTTAAATGATGTCCATCCAACGTACCGCATCTTGAAGCCATGGTGGGATGTCTTCATGGACTACCTGAGCCTGGTCATGCTCATGTTGGCCCTCTTTGCCATGACCATGCAGATCACCAAGGACCAGCTCGCTTGCCTTCCTTTCATAGAGGACTCACAGGAGGACTCCAGAAATGAGAGCGCACAGCAAGTAGCAGCCGCGATGAATGCCAAAGACATGTCCGAGAAAGCCGTTGCCAGTGCCCAGACCCTCTACCAAAGTGCCGATAGGGGCAGAGAGAAATGCCTTAATCACCCTCAACCCCTGGGAATCATCACCAATTTGGATTTCCAGCAGTATGTGTTCATCAACCAAATGTGTTACCACCTTGTCTTGCCCTGGTATTCCAAATTCTTCCCCTACCTCATCCTGATCAACACTATCATCCTTATGGTCAGCAGCAACTTCTGGTTCAAATTTCCCAAGACGAGCTCAAAAATAGAACACTTTGTCTCGATTCTGTGTCGCTGCTTCGAATCTCCCTGGACCACTAAGGCCGTGTCTGAAACGGCCTGCCAAGAGTCCGAGAAGAACAACCAGAGGTTGAGCGGCACCTCCTTAGCGCAGCAGAATTCGTCTTTAGAGGACAACGAGCAAGGTTCAAGTTCCATCTCGACCTCCCCGATGCTCGAAGGTGTGGTCTCCGCAGATAATCCCATTGCCAAAGCTCCGACGGCCACGATGCCCATCTTGGATAAAAAGGATGGGGAGCAGGCCAAAGCCCTTTTCGAGAAAGTGCGCAAGTTCCGGGCCCACGTGGAGGACAACGATTTCATCTACAGGTTTTACGCAGCTCAGACTATTTTCAAAACGGTCACGTTCATTTCCATGCTGTCCTACACGTCCAGCTTTTTGGTGAAAATTCATTTCATACACATCTGCGAGACCGACGTCAAAGCGCTGGTCGGGTACGGAAAGTTCTTCTGTACGCACAACATGGCGTTCATGTTGGACAAAGTGCTCATTTGTTACATCGCTCTCATGATAATGTACGGCATGGTGTGTCTGTACTCCATCTTTTGGGTCTTTCGGGGACCTCTGAAAGAGTATTCCTTTGAGAAAGTCAGGGAAGAGAGCAGCTTCAGTGACATTCCTGATGTCAAGAATGACTTTGCGTTCCTCCTACACATGGTGGACCAATACGACCAGCTGTACTCCAAGCGCTTCGGCGTCTTCCTCTCTGAGGTGAGCGAGAACAAGCTGCGGGAGATCAGCCTCAATCACGAGTGGAACTTCAAGAAAGCCAGGAAGTGCGTGACCCGGAACGCGCAAGATCAGCAGGAGCTGCACCTTAAGAATCTCTTTGGCCTTCCAAACGTGGTCTTTGACCTCACCGACTTGGAGGTGCTCAAGCTGGAGAAGATTCCCGAAGTCAGATTCACGGCTAACGTCTCTCAGATGACCAGTCTGAGGGAACTGCACCTTTACGAGTGCCCCGCCAAAGTGGAGCAGACCGGCTTTGCGTTCCTCCGCGATCATCTTCACAGCCTTCACATCAGTTTCACCGACGTCGCCGAGATCCCCACGTGGGTGTTCCTGCTGAGGAATTTGCGACAGCTATACATCATCGGCAACCTGAGCTCCGAAAATAACAGGATGGTCGGCCTGGAATCCATGCGGGATTTGAGGCATTTGAAGACATTGTGCCTGAAGAGCAACCTCCCGAAATTGCCCGCCAACCTCACCGATGTGTCACAGCACCTGGTGAAATTAATGGTGCACAACGACGGCACAAAACTCTTCGGACTGAAtactctgaaaaaaatgaccaacctCATTGACCTGGAATTGCACAGTTGTGAGCTGGAGAAGATTCCCCACGCGATTTTCAGCTTGCTCAACCTGCAGGAGCTCGATCTGAAGTCCAACAACATCCGCACCATCGAGGAGATCGTCAGTCTCCAGCACCTCAAGAGGCTGACCTGTCTCAAATTGTGGCACAACAAAATTGCAGCGATCCCGTCCTCCATCGTCCAGGGCAAGTCTCTGGAGGCTCTCCACCTCTCGCACAATAAGCTGCAGGCCCTGCCGTCGGCATTGTTCAAGCTCCCCAAACTGCAATACTTGGATTTGGCCCACAACTATATCCAGGCGCTGCCGCCAGATGTCGGTCTCCTGCTGGATCTGCTGCACCTGGACGTCACGTCCAACAAGCTGGAGACCTTGCCCAAGAATCTGTTCAAGTGCACCAAGCTGAGGGTGCTTTGCTTGGGCCACAACGACCTTCGGGAACTGTCGGAGGCCGTGGGCGAGCTGGTTCTGCTCAGTCATCTGGAGCTGAAAGGCAACAGTCTGGAAAAGCTGCCCGCGCAGCTCGGCAACTGCCGCCGGCTGCTCAGAAGTGAGTTCTTGGTGGAGGATCACCTCTATATGACTCTGCCAGTGGAAATCAGGGAGAGCATCAGCCGAGACAGCACCATCGCCAGTACGAGTGTCTTATAG
- the gtf2b gene encoding transcription initiation factor IIB isoform X1, which translates to MSHRHRLTVRIPAVLCDGDGSTLPRVQCPNHPDAILVEDYRAGDMICPECGLVVGDRVIDVGSEWRTFSNEKALKDPSRVGDAQNPLLNGGDLTTMISKGTGAASFDEFGNSKYQNRRTMSSSDRAMLNAFKEITTMADRINLPRNIIDRTNNLFKQVYEQKSLKGRANDAIASACLYIACRQEGVPRTFKEICAVSRISKKEIGRCFKLILKALETSVDLITTGDFMSRFCSNLGLPKQVQMAATYIAMKAVELDLVPGRSPISVAAAAIYMASQASAEKKTQKEIGDIAGVADVTIRQSYRLIYPRAAELFPPDFKFDTPVDKLPQL; encoded by the exons atgtcacacagACACCGGCTAACAGTTCGAATACCAGCGGTTCTCTGTGA TGGAGATGGATCGACCCTTCCCAGAGTTCAGTGTCCCAACCACCCCGATGCCATCCTGGTGGAGGACTACAGAGCAGGGGATATGATTTGCCCCGAGTGCGGCCTGGTCGTAG GCGATCGTGTGATTGACGTTGGCTCAGAGTGGAGGACGTTTTCCAACGAGAAGGCTCTCAAAGATCCATCCAGAGTGGGAGATGCCCAGAACCCGCTGCTGAATGGAGGAGACCTCACCACCATGATCAGCAAG GGAACGGGCGCCGCGAGTTTTGACGAGTTTGGCAACTCCAAGTACCAGAACCGCCGCACCATGAGCAGCTCGGACCGCGCCATGCTCAACGCCTTCAAAGAGATCACCACCATGGCGGATCGAATCAACCTGCCAAGAAACATTATC GATAGAACCAACAACCTATTCAAACAAGTTTATGAACAGAAGAGCCTGAAGGGCCGAGCGAACGACGCCATCGCATCGGcctgcctctacatcgcctgCAGACAAGAAGGTGTCCCCAGAACATTTAAAG AGATCTGCGCCGTGTCCCGCATCTCCAAGAAGGAGATTGGCCGCTGTTTCAAACTAATCCTGAAGGCCCTGGAAACCAGCGTGGACCTCATCACCACCGGAGACTTCATGTCCCGCTTCTGCTCCAACCTGGGCCTGCCCAAGCAGGTGCAGATGGCCGCCACCTACATAGCCATGAAGGCCGTCGAGCTGGACCTGGTGCCCGGCAGGAGTCCCATCTCcgtggccgccgccgccatctacATGGCCTCGCAGGCCTCTGCCGAGAAGAAGACACAGAAAG AAATCGGGGACATCGCCGGTGTTGCGGACGTGACCATCCGACAGTCGTATCGGCTCATCTACCCTCGTGCCGCAGAACTGTTCCCTCCGGACTTCAAATTCGACACACCTGTCGACAAGCTGCCccaactgtga
- the gtf2b gene encoding transcription initiation factor IIB isoform X2 yields the protein MASTSRGDGSTLPRVQCPNHPDAILVEDYRAGDMICPECGLVVGDRVIDVGSEWRTFSNEKALKDPSRVGDAQNPLLNGGDLTTMISKGTGAASFDEFGNSKYQNRRTMSSSDRAMLNAFKEITTMADRINLPRNIIDRTNNLFKQVYEQKSLKGRANDAIASACLYIACRQEGVPRTFKEICAVSRISKKEIGRCFKLILKALETSVDLITTGDFMSRFCSNLGLPKQVQMAATYIAMKAVELDLVPGRSPISVAAAAIYMASQASAEKKTQKEIGDIAGVADVTIRQSYRLIYPRAAELFPPDFKFDTPVDKLPQL from the exons ATGGCGTCGACAAGCCG TGGAGATGGATCGACCCTTCCCAGAGTTCAGTGTCCCAACCACCCCGATGCCATCCTGGTGGAGGACTACAGAGCAGGGGATATGATTTGCCCCGAGTGCGGCCTGGTCGTAG GCGATCGTGTGATTGACGTTGGCTCAGAGTGGAGGACGTTTTCCAACGAGAAGGCTCTCAAAGATCCATCCAGAGTGGGAGATGCCCAGAACCCGCTGCTGAATGGAGGAGACCTCACCACCATGATCAGCAAG GGAACGGGCGCCGCGAGTTTTGACGAGTTTGGCAACTCCAAGTACCAGAACCGCCGCACCATGAGCAGCTCGGACCGCGCCATGCTCAACGCCTTCAAAGAGATCACCACCATGGCGGATCGAATCAACCTGCCAAGAAACATTATC GATAGAACCAACAACCTATTCAAACAAGTTTATGAACAGAAGAGCCTGAAGGGCCGAGCGAACGACGCCATCGCATCGGcctgcctctacatcgcctgCAGACAAGAAGGTGTCCCCAGAACATTTAAAG AGATCTGCGCCGTGTCCCGCATCTCCAAGAAGGAGATTGGCCGCTGTTTCAAACTAATCCTGAAGGCCCTGGAAACCAGCGTGGACCTCATCACCACCGGAGACTTCATGTCCCGCTTCTGCTCCAACCTGGGCCTGCCCAAGCAGGTGCAGATGGCCGCCACCTACATAGCCATGAAGGCCGTCGAGCTGGACCTGGTGCCCGGCAGGAGTCCCATCTCcgtggccgccgccgccatctacATGGCCTCGCAGGCCTCTGCCGAGAAGAAGACACAGAAAG AAATCGGGGACATCGCCGGTGTTGCGGACGTGACCATCCGACAGTCGTATCGGCTCATCTACCCTCGTGCCGCAGAACTGTTCCCTCCGGACTTCAAATTCGACACACCTGTCGACAAGCTGCCccaactgtga